A section of the Bacillus pumilus genome encodes:
- a CDS encoding S8 family peptidase produces the protein MKKKIVVVIAFLLALSTALPYHSQAAAPPKETDVIIVYKNQKGKQTAIEESEKVNAQYIHLPAVAVTADEQAVTSLKQDPNIAYVSKNIKVKLASSTMKQTAAATGQNFLVQQSYNLQKLNVKQAIKEGVTGKNVKVAVLDTGISPHEDLKVSGGKSFVKYTTSYKDDQGHGTHVAGTIGALNNDYGTVGVASGAKLYAVKVLDKKGEGDLYSLLRGIDWAISNKMDIMNLSLGFEDNIPILRSAVDEAYKKGLLVVAASGNDGKKNFISYPAAYNSVIAVSATNEKDKLVSLSNTGKGIEFSAPGEKVISTYLKNEYWYATGTSQAAPHVTGMLALLKQLHPKKTNVQLRTLLRSYTVDLGAKGKDPQFGYGRVQYIPQSSFLKTATSAVKTAETSKKQADVNQAKTRIGRLTASKQKTALTERVKKVQGTIDIRSARAKVQTAEKSKTQGAIKSAQTAIKKLNKGKEKTSLQNRLDKVKKQLAYQKKVTDAKQKVKKAEAKRTKKTKAAAQTAVKQLKASKTKTSLQKRLNRIKV, from the coding sequence TTGAAAAAGAAAATCGTCGTAGTCATCGCGTTTCTTCTTGCGTTGTCAACTGCTTTGCCTTACCATTCGCAGGCAGCTGCACCGCCAAAAGAAACAGATGTCATCATCGTCTATAAAAACCAAAAAGGAAAACAAACAGCTATTGAAGAAAGTGAAAAGGTGAACGCACAGTACATACATCTTCCCGCTGTCGCTGTGACAGCAGATGAACAAGCGGTCACGTCACTCAAACAAGACCCCAACATCGCGTATGTCTCAAAAAACATAAAGGTCAAACTCGCTTCTTCTACGATGAAGCAAACCGCTGCCGCTACTGGTCAGAATTTTTTGGTTCAACAATCTTACAATCTGCAAAAGCTGAATGTAAAGCAAGCGATAAAAGAAGGCGTGACAGGGAAAAATGTGAAAGTTGCCGTTTTAGATACTGGCATTTCTCCACATGAGGATCTAAAGGTATCCGGCGGTAAATCATTTGTGAAGTACACAACTTCCTATAAAGATGATCAAGGGCATGGTACACATGTCGCAGGTACAATCGGTGCGCTCAATAACGATTACGGCACAGTCGGCGTCGCTTCTGGCGCGAAGCTGTATGCTGTAAAAGTGTTAGATAAAAAGGGAGAAGGCGACTTGTACAGCCTGCTTCGAGGAATCGATTGGGCCATTAGCAACAAGATGGATATTATGAATTTAAGTCTAGGTTTTGAAGACAATATCCCTATTTTGCGTTCAGCAGTGGATGAAGCATACAAAAAAGGACTGCTTGTGGTCGCTGCAAGCGGGAATGATGGGAAGAAGAATTTTATTAGCTACCCTGCCGCTTACAATAGTGTCATTGCCGTTTCTGCAACGAATGAAAAGGATAAGCTCGTTTCTCTCTCAAATACAGGGAAAGGCATTGAATTTTCTGCCCCAGGAGAGAAAGTCATTAGCACTTATTTAAAGAATGAATATTGGTATGCAACAGGTACATCGCAAGCTGCACCTCATGTCACAGGCATGCTGGCACTGTTGAAACAGCTTCATCCGAAGAAAACAAATGTACAGCTTCGCACTTTATTGCGCAGCTATACAGTGGATCTTGGCGCAAAAGGAAAGGATCCACAATTCGGCTATGGCCGCGTGCAATATATTCCCCAGTCTAGCTTTTTGAAGACTGCGACTAGCGCTGTCAAAACAGCCGAAACGTCTAAAAAGCAGGCAGATGTCAATCAAGCCAAAACGAGAATTGGCCGACTCACTGCAAGTAAACAAAAAACAGCACTCACCGAACGGGTGAAAAAGGTACAAGGAACCATTGATATCCGCTCCGCACGTGCAAAGGTTCAAACAGCCGAAAAAAGCAAAACACAAGGTGCCATTAAAAGCGCCCAAACGGCTATCAAAAAGCTAAACAAAGGCAAAGAAAAAACAAGCCTGCAAAACCGGCTCGACAAAGTTAAAAAACAGTTGGCCTATCAAAAGAAAGTAACAGACGCCAAACAAAAGGTGAAAAAAGCAGAAGCCAAACGAACAAAGAAAACAAAAGCAGCAGCGCAAACCGCTGTGAAACAGCTAAAAGCTTCTAAAACGAAAACAAGTTTACAAAAACGATTGAACCGGATTAAGGTGTAA